Proteins from a single region of Argiope bruennichi chromosome 6, qqArgBrue1.1, whole genome shotgun sequence:
- the LOC129971341 gene encoding RUN and FYVE domain-containing protein 2-like isoform X2, whose translation MHANLLSYPYSLLITVLRLDCHCIFGMAKDTIYLCNFRVSVDGEWLCLRELTDVQFDASQLTSPVQKTYEVKEEKDPVAIERSNLLNVIKLVVKELIESSLKYGRQLDSDHVPLQHFFILMEHAMRHGLKPKKGLLGPKKELWNVMEAVEKYMPEASDITSSVRELPSVKTHLGRARAWLRLALMQKKLADYFRMLIDGKDEILSEFYERDALMMSEEAIVVGGLLVGLNVIDCNLCVKEEDLDYQQGVIDFSLYLREPNGEVQPIEGVETSNFTAVLDQKNYIEELNRHLNATVTDLQQKVEQLQTTNALMKEDLAISKNQIITLQDENAQLRKICDKLTKENKKRLDEIKADMMTERETYQTTQVGLDSMYTDIRNSLQEEMAKRKELEVECELQRTLRDEAEVAMKLLEKDIHEKQDTILSMRRQLEDIKAINLQLYNKLQACEKDLKMKTDYSTELESKIVELNKSLHELEDKSYDLVNLKSKNEELVRKFGAQLAEKDQSRSVLESDLKIERAQRASLQSTVDNYQKQIASLKDTIKKSQLVNQEYEKLKASYADLQRLHSEHERTLEEMGIQLKESKLKIEDLKENQMAMKEAVWTQDKQVTYCKQCNKPFSVARRKHHCRHCGDIFCNSCSDNTMPLPSSAKPVRVCDTCYTLLLQRYSATTDYT comes from the exons ATGCACGCTAACTTATTAAGCTATCCATACAGTCTGTTAATTACTGTATTGAGACTTGACTGCCAT TGCATTTTCGGCATGGCTAAAGATACTATTTATCTATGCAATTTTCGTGTTTCTGTTGATGGTGAATGGCTATGTTTAAGAGAACTAACTGATGTTCAGTTTGATGCGAGCCAACTAACTTCTCCCGTGCAGAAAACTTATGAAGTTAAAGAAG aaaaagatCCTGTAGCCATAGAACGTTCAAATCTTTTGAATGTGATTAAATTAGTTGTCAAAGAGCTCATTGAATCCTCCCTTAAGTACGGTAGACAACTCGACTCAGATCATGTTCCtctgcaacatttttttattcttatggaGCATGCTATGAGACATGGTCTGAAAC cTAAGAAAGGTCTTCTGGGTCCTAAAAAAGAATTGTGGAATGTAATGGAAGCTGTAGAAAAATACATGCCTGAAGCTTCAGATATTACCTCAAGTGTCAGGGAATTGCCATCTGTAAA aactcaTTTAGGTAGAGCAAGAGCATGGCTTAGGTTAgcattaatgcaaaaaaaattagcTGATTATTTCAGAATGCTAATTGATGGAAAAGATGAGATTCtaag TGAATTTTATGAAAGAGATGCTCTTATGATGTCTGAAGAAGCAATTGTTGTGGGTGGTCTTTTAGTTGGATTGAATGTCATAGATTGTAATTTATGTGTTAAGGAGGAAGATTTGGATTATCAA CAAGGTGTCATTGATTTCAGTCTATATTTAAGAGAACCAAATGGTGAAGTTCAGCCTATTGAAGg TGTAGAAACTAGCAACTTCACTGCAGTCTTAGATCAGAAGAATTACATTGAAGAGCTGAATCGTCATCTCAA TGCTACTGTAACAGATTTACAACAAAAAGTTGAGCAGCTACAAACCACGAATGCATTAATGAAAGAAGATTTGGCCATATCAAAAAATCAGATTATTACACTTCAGGATGAAAATGCACAACTAAGAAAAATCTGTGATAAATTGACAAAAGAGAACAAAAAGAGGCTTGAT gaaattaaggCTGATATGATGACTGAAAGAGAAACTTATCAAACAACTCAAGTTGGCCTTGATTCCATGTACACAGATATCAGAAATTCACTGCAAGAAGAAATGGCTAAAAGAAAA GAGTTGGAAGTTGAATGTGAGCTTCAAAGGACATTACGAGATGAAGCAGAAGTTGCAATGAAGCTCCTTGAGAAAGATATACATGAAAAACAAGACACTATTTTATCCATGCGACGGCAGTTGGAAGACATTAAAGCTATCAATCttcaactttataataaattacag gcCTGTGAGAAAGATTTGAAGATGAAAACAGATTATTCGACTGAGCTTGAATCAAAAATTGTAGAGCTGAACAAGTCTTTGCATGAACTGGAGGATAA GAGTTATGACTTAGTGAATctcaaaagtaaaaatgaagaattagtGAGGAAATTTGGAGCTCAATTAGCAGAAAAGGATCAATCAAG gTCAGTTTTGGAATCAGATCTGAAGATTGAAAGAGCTCAAAGAGCTTCATTGCAATCAACTGTTGATAATTACCAGAAACAAATAGCTTCACTCAAGGATACAATTAAAAAATCTCAGTTAGTAAACCAG gaatatgaaaaattaaaggcTAGCTATGCAGATTTACAGAGGTTGCATTCCGAGCATGAAAGAACATTAGAAGAAATGGGAATTCAGTTAAAAGA atcaaaattaaaaatcgaagatttgaaagaaaatcagATGGCTATGAAAGAAGCAGTATGGACTCAAGATAAACAAGTTACATACTGTAAACAGTGTAACAAACCCTTTTCAGTAGCTAGACGGAAG CATCATTGTAGACATTGTGGCGATATATTTTGCAACTCGTGTTCTGATAACACTATGCCACTTCCTTCATCAGCTAAACCAGTACGGGTCTGTGATACATGCTACACTCTTCTGCTACAAAGATACTCAGCTACTACAGATTATACTTGA
- the LOC129971341 gene encoding RUN and FYVE domain-containing protein 2-like isoform X3 yields MENGGEESGEPRQLKNNADRWPVLLVSSEPRSNKVYEKKDPVAIERSNLLNVIKLVVKELIESSLKYGRQLDSDHVPLQHFFILMEHAMRHGLKPKKGLLGPKKELWNVMEAVEKYMPEASDITSSVRELPSVKTHLGRARAWLRLALMQKKLADYFRMLIDGKDEILSEFYERDALMMSEEAIVVGGLLVGLNVIDCNLCVKEEDLDYQQGVIDFSLYLREPNGEVQPIEGVETSNFTAVLDQKNYIEELNRHLNATVTDLQQKVEQLQTTNALMKEDLAISKNQIITLQDENAQLRKICDKLTKENKKRLDEIKADMMTERETYQTTQVGLDSMYTDIRNSLQEEMAKRKVGNTWNDPMLTSLQELEVECELQRTLRDEAEVAMKLLEKDIHEKQDTILSMRRQLEDIKAINLQLYNKLQACEKDLKMKTDYSTELESKIVELNKSLHELEDKSYDLVNLKSKNEELVRKFGAQLAEKDQSRSVLESDLKIERAQRASLQSTVDNYQKQIASLKDTIKKSQLVNQEYEKLKASYADLQRLHSEHERTLEEMGIQLKESKLKIEDLKENQMAMKEAVWTQDKQVTYCKQCNKPFSVARRKHHCRHCGDIFCNSCSDNTMPLPSSAKPVRVCDTCYTLLLQRYSATTDYT; encoded by the exons aaaaagatCCTGTAGCCATAGAACGTTCAAATCTTTTGAATGTGATTAAATTAGTTGTCAAAGAGCTCATTGAATCCTCCCTTAAGTACGGTAGACAACTCGACTCAGATCATGTTCCtctgcaacatttttttattcttatggaGCATGCTATGAGACATGGTCTGAAAC cTAAGAAAGGTCTTCTGGGTCCTAAAAAAGAATTGTGGAATGTAATGGAAGCTGTAGAAAAATACATGCCTGAAGCTTCAGATATTACCTCAAGTGTCAGGGAATTGCCATCTGTAAA aactcaTTTAGGTAGAGCAAGAGCATGGCTTAGGTTAgcattaatgcaaaaaaaattagcTGATTATTTCAGAATGCTAATTGATGGAAAAGATGAGATTCtaag TGAATTTTATGAAAGAGATGCTCTTATGATGTCTGAAGAAGCAATTGTTGTGGGTGGTCTTTTAGTTGGATTGAATGTCATAGATTGTAATTTATGTGTTAAGGAGGAAGATTTGGATTATCAA CAAGGTGTCATTGATTTCAGTCTATATTTAAGAGAACCAAATGGTGAAGTTCAGCCTATTGAAGg TGTAGAAACTAGCAACTTCACTGCAGTCTTAGATCAGAAGAATTACATTGAAGAGCTGAATCGTCATCTCAA TGCTACTGTAACAGATTTACAACAAAAAGTTGAGCAGCTACAAACCACGAATGCATTAATGAAAGAAGATTTGGCCATATCAAAAAATCAGATTATTACACTTCAGGATGAAAATGCACAACTAAGAAAAATCTGTGATAAATTGACAAAAGAGAACAAAAAGAGGCTTGAT gaaattaaggCTGATATGATGACTGAAAGAGAAACTTATCAAACAACTCAAGTTGGCCTTGATTCCATGTACACAGATATCAGAAATTCACTGCAAGAAGAAATGGCTAAAAGAAAA GTTGGTAATACATGGAATGATCCAATGCTAACTTCTCTACAGGAGTTGGAAGTTGAATGTGAGCTTCAAAGGACATTACGAGATGAAGCAGAAGTTGCAATGAAGCTCCTTGAGAAAGATATACATGAAAAACAAGACACTATTTTATCCATGCGACGGCAGTTGGAAGACATTAAAGCTATCAATCttcaactttataataaattacag gcCTGTGAGAAAGATTTGAAGATGAAAACAGATTATTCGACTGAGCTTGAATCAAAAATTGTAGAGCTGAACAAGTCTTTGCATGAACTGGAGGATAA GAGTTATGACTTAGTGAATctcaaaagtaaaaatgaagaattagtGAGGAAATTTGGAGCTCAATTAGCAGAAAAGGATCAATCAAG gTCAGTTTTGGAATCAGATCTGAAGATTGAAAGAGCTCAAAGAGCTTCATTGCAATCAACTGTTGATAATTACCAGAAACAAATAGCTTCACTCAAGGATACAATTAAAAAATCTCAGTTAGTAAACCAG gaatatgaaaaattaaaggcTAGCTATGCAGATTTACAGAGGTTGCATTCCGAGCATGAAAGAACATTAGAAGAAATGGGAATTCAGTTAAAAGA atcaaaattaaaaatcgaagatttgaaagaaaatcagATGGCTATGAAAGAAGCAGTATGGACTCAAGATAAACAAGTTACATACTGTAAACAGTGTAACAAACCCTTTTCAGTAGCTAGACGGAAG CATCATTGTAGACATTGTGGCGATATATTTTGCAACTCGTGTTCTGATAACACTATGCCACTTCCTTCATCAGCTAAACCAGTACGGGTCTGTGATACATGCTACACTCTTCTGCTACAAAGATACTCAGCTACTACAGATTATACTTGA
- the LOC129971341 gene encoding RUN and FYVE domain-containing protein 2-like isoform X1, protein MHANLLSYPYSLLITVLRLDCHCIFGMAKDTIYLCNFRVSVDGEWLCLRELTDVQFDASQLTSPVQKTYEVKEEKDPVAIERSNLLNVIKLVVKELIESSLKYGRQLDSDHVPLQHFFILMEHAMRHGLKPKKGLLGPKKELWNVMEAVEKYMPEASDITSSVRELPSVKTHLGRARAWLRLALMQKKLADYFRMLIDGKDEILSEFYERDALMMSEEAIVVGGLLVGLNVIDCNLCVKEEDLDYQQGVIDFSLYLREPNGEVQPIEGVETSNFTAVLDQKNYIEELNRHLNATVTDLQQKVEQLQTTNALMKEDLAISKNQIITLQDENAQLRKICDKLTKENKKRLDEIKADMMTERETYQTTQVGLDSMYTDIRNSLQEEMAKRKVGNTWNDPMLTSLQELEVECELQRTLRDEAEVAMKLLEKDIHEKQDTILSMRRQLEDIKAINLQLYNKLQACEKDLKMKTDYSTELESKIVELNKSLHELEDKSYDLVNLKSKNEELVRKFGAQLAEKDQSRSVLESDLKIERAQRASLQSTVDNYQKQIASLKDTIKKSQLVNQEYEKLKASYADLQRLHSEHERTLEEMGIQLKESKLKIEDLKENQMAMKEAVWTQDKQVTYCKQCNKPFSVARRKHHCRHCGDIFCNSCSDNTMPLPSSAKPVRVCDTCYTLLLQRYSATTDYT, encoded by the exons ATGCACGCTAACTTATTAAGCTATCCATACAGTCTGTTAATTACTGTATTGAGACTTGACTGCCAT TGCATTTTCGGCATGGCTAAAGATACTATTTATCTATGCAATTTTCGTGTTTCTGTTGATGGTGAATGGCTATGTTTAAGAGAACTAACTGATGTTCAGTTTGATGCGAGCCAACTAACTTCTCCCGTGCAGAAAACTTATGAAGTTAAAGAAG aaaaagatCCTGTAGCCATAGAACGTTCAAATCTTTTGAATGTGATTAAATTAGTTGTCAAAGAGCTCATTGAATCCTCCCTTAAGTACGGTAGACAACTCGACTCAGATCATGTTCCtctgcaacatttttttattcttatggaGCATGCTATGAGACATGGTCTGAAAC cTAAGAAAGGTCTTCTGGGTCCTAAAAAAGAATTGTGGAATGTAATGGAAGCTGTAGAAAAATACATGCCTGAAGCTTCAGATATTACCTCAAGTGTCAGGGAATTGCCATCTGTAAA aactcaTTTAGGTAGAGCAAGAGCATGGCTTAGGTTAgcattaatgcaaaaaaaattagcTGATTATTTCAGAATGCTAATTGATGGAAAAGATGAGATTCtaag TGAATTTTATGAAAGAGATGCTCTTATGATGTCTGAAGAAGCAATTGTTGTGGGTGGTCTTTTAGTTGGATTGAATGTCATAGATTGTAATTTATGTGTTAAGGAGGAAGATTTGGATTATCAA CAAGGTGTCATTGATTTCAGTCTATATTTAAGAGAACCAAATGGTGAAGTTCAGCCTATTGAAGg TGTAGAAACTAGCAACTTCACTGCAGTCTTAGATCAGAAGAATTACATTGAAGAGCTGAATCGTCATCTCAA TGCTACTGTAACAGATTTACAACAAAAAGTTGAGCAGCTACAAACCACGAATGCATTAATGAAAGAAGATTTGGCCATATCAAAAAATCAGATTATTACACTTCAGGATGAAAATGCACAACTAAGAAAAATCTGTGATAAATTGACAAAAGAGAACAAAAAGAGGCTTGAT gaaattaaggCTGATATGATGACTGAAAGAGAAACTTATCAAACAACTCAAGTTGGCCTTGATTCCATGTACACAGATATCAGAAATTCACTGCAAGAAGAAATGGCTAAAAGAAAA GTTGGTAATACATGGAATGATCCAATGCTAACTTCTCTACAGGAGTTGGAAGTTGAATGTGAGCTTCAAAGGACATTACGAGATGAAGCAGAAGTTGCAATGAAGCTCCTTGAGAAAGATATACATGAAAAACAAGACACTATTTTATCCATGCGACGGCAGTTGGAAGACATTAAAGCTATCAATCttcaactttataataaattacag gcCTGTGAGAAAGATTTGAAGATGAAAACAGATTATTCGACTGAGCTTGAATCAAAAATTGTAGAGCTGAACAAGTCTTTGCATGAACTGGAGGATAA GAGTTATGACTTAGTGAATctcaaaagtaaaaatgaagaattagtGAGGAAATTTGGAGCTCAATTAGCAGAAAAGGATCAATCAAG gTCAGTTTTGGAATCAGATCTGAAGATTGAAAGAGCTCAAAGAGCTTCATTGCAATCAACTGTTGATAATTACCAGAAACAAATAGCTTCACTCAAGGATACAATTAAAAAATCTCAGTTAGTAAACCAG gaatatgaaaaattaaaggcTAGCTATGCAGATTTACAGAGGTTGCATTCCGAGCATGAAAGAACATTAGAAGAAATGGGAATTCAGTTAAAAGA atcaaaattaaaaatcgaagatttgaaagaaaatcagATGGCTATGAAAGAAGCAGTATGGACTCAAGATAAACAAGTTACATACTGTAAACAGTGTAACAAACCCTTTTCAGTAGCTAGACGGAAG CATCATTGTAGACATTGTGGCGATATATTTTGCAACTCGTGTTCTGATAACACTATGCCACTTCCTTCATCAGCTAAACCAGTACGGGTCTGTGATACATGCTACACTCTTCTGCTACAAAGATACTCAGCTACTACAGATTATACTTGA